The following are encoded in a window of Romeriopsis navalis LEGE 11480 genomic DNA:
- a CDS encoding hybrid sensor histidine kinase/response regulator, with amino-acid sequence MESLATANILIVEDEKIVAWDIQERLEKLGYQIAGRTASAKAAIAAAAETPPDLVLMDIQIEGTINGIETAKILYDQFKIPVIYLTAHSDDQTLAAATQTNPFGYLLKPFQTRELHSTIQIALQRYAKERQANLIQPGVANTLNCLDAATIVTNISGRVTFINQMAERLTGWSREQALGMSINQLLSMVDMTTHAPIIQPDLTLETWGNPTEPYRLNSNSGKEILVKQSTSSICNAAGAMIGYVIVLHDITQQITEQAALQQHNQDLEAFQIQLIAQLSEKTAQFDLAIAYMQILVQLLAPKSLTQSPKDLVQWTLQEFGQVFDLDYAWVALHDECNINSSVIYEYRAANHRPDNWHCQSIVNQVIALSDYPDFYQMLFLGISWCNPDISLLPPSYKMTRHANNQQLISPIFTKQIPGEPPVIMGELGLIASGNSPWSNPLQMQLITQIISYAASISRQSELAAIMQAQKVDLEILNYLKEDFISSVSHSLKVPLENMQQAIGAIEKLLQQFQPIPTVPISRPHELAQTQAKLHNQLNILQKEWQREYDFVKMLLEMNTSARVMEPRHFHQIILQPYFSELLEQFSPQAIRFEQTLSYEIRSEYLIAYSHRSTLTQILKELLNNAIKYTPPQQTIQLSAQNIDDQLELHVTNTGITIPAASLSQIFQPFYRVPRSNPWDYCGTGLGLAFVQKLVMQLGGHIQVESSQKVTRFVVKLPQV; translated from the coding sequence ATGGAAAGTTTAGCCACCGCCAATATCTTGATCGTGGAAGACGAGAAGATTGTGGCCTGGGATATTCAAGAACGGCTTGAGAAACTTGGCTACCAGATTGCGGGCAGAACAGCTTCGGCTAAAGCCGCGATCGCTGCCGCTGCTGAGACGCCGCCCGATCTTGTCCTGATGGATATTCAGATTGAAGGGACAATCAATGGAATTGAGACGGCGAAAATTCTCTATGATCAATTCAAGATTCCCGTGATTTATCTCACGGCTCACAGTGATGATCAAACCCTGGCCGCCGCCACCCAAACTAATCCTTTTGGCTATTTACTCAAACCGTTTCAAACTCGCGAGTTACACAGCACGATCCAAATTGCGCTTCAACGTTATGCGAAAGAGCGACAGGCAAATTTGATTCAACCCGGAGTCGCCAATACCTTGAATTGTCTCGATGCGGCGACGATCGTGACCAACATTTCAGGACGGGTCACCTTCATTAACCAGATGGCCGAACGATTGACTGGGTGGTCGCGGGAGCAAGCCCTGGGGATGTCGATTAATCAATTGTTGTCAATGGTTGATATGACCACCCATGCGCCGATTATCCAGCCAGATCTCACACTTGAAACATGGGGCAATCCCACTGAACCCTACCGATTAAATTCAAACAGTGGCAAGGAAATTCTGGTGAAGCAATCTACTTCATCAATTTGCAATGCTGCCGGTGCAATGATTGGGTATGTGATTGTTTTGCATGATATCACCCAACAGATTACAGAGCAGGCAGCACTCCAGCAGCATAATCAAGATTTAGAAGCATTCCAAATCCAGCTCATTGCTCAGTTGTCCGAGAAGACGGCACAGTTTGATCTGGCAATCGCCTATATGCAAATCTTAGTCCAACTGCTGGCTCCCAAGTCACTGACCCAATCCCCCAAGGATCTTGTGCAATGGACCTTACAAGAATTTGGGCAGGTATTTGATCTCGATTATGCTTGGGTGGCCTTACACGATGAGTGCAATATCAATTCCAGTGTGATCTATGAATACCGTGCTGCCAATCATCGGCCCGATAATTGGCACTGCCAGTCGATTGTGAATCAGGTGATTGCGCTATCAGATTATCCCGATTTTTATCAAATGCTATTTTTGGGCATTAGCTGGTGTAACCCCGACATCAGCCTTTTGCCCCCGAGCTATAAAATGACGCGCCATGCCAATAATCAACAGCTCATCAGCCCAATTTTCACCAAACAAATACCTGGAGAGCCCCCCGTGATTATGGGCGAACTCGGTTTGATTGCCAGCGGTAATTCCCCTTGGTCGAATCCGCTCCAGATGCAACTGATTACTCAGATCATCAGCTATGCCGCCAGCATATCGCGACAATCGGAATTAGCGGCCATCATGCAGGCGCAAAAAGTTGACTTAGAGATTCTGAATTATCTGAAAGAGGATTTCATCAGTTCTGTTTCTCATAGCTTAAAAGTGCCACTGGAAAATATGCAGCAGGCGATCGGCGCAATTGAAAAGTTGCTCCAGCAGTTCCAGCCCATACCGACTGTCCCGATTAGTCGGCCTCACGAGTTAGCGCAAACTCAAGCAAAATTGCACAACCAACTCAACATCTTGCAGAAAGAATGGCAACGGGAATATGACTTTGTCAAAATGTTGTTGGAGATGAATACCTCAGCGAGGGTAATGGAGCCACGACATTTTCATCAGATTATTCTCCAACCGTATTTCTCGGAACTACTAGAGCAGTTTTCTCCCCAAGCAATCCGGTTCGAGCAAACCTTGAGCTACGAGATCCGGTCAGAATATTTGATTGCCTATTCCCATCGTTCAACCCTGACGCAAATCCTGAAGGAATTGCTTAATAATGCGATCAAATATACCCCACCGCAGCAAACAATCCAGCTTTCGGCACAGAACATTGATGATCAGCTTGAACTGCATGTGACCAATACTGGTATCACAATTCCGGCCGCTTCCCTGTCGCAAATCTTTCAACCATTTTACCGGGTCCCTCGCAGTAACCCCTGGGACTACTGCGGTACTGGATTAGGACTGGCCTTCGTTCAGAAATTAGTCATGCAACTTGGGGGGCACATCCAGGTTGAATCGAGTCAAAAAGTAACTCGCTTTGTGGTCAAACTGCCACAGGTCTAG
- a CDS encoding CheR family methyltransferase, whose translation MQRRVILGHLESLQAYAQYLSAHPTEVEQLYQDILIHVTSFFREPHSFTALKTKVFPGITQTLSPHRPIRIWVPGCATGEEVYSIAISLLEFLADQPLQPEIQIFATDISEVAIAQARLGIYTPNQLIQISPERLHQFFVPLDNGSYQIGKSVRELCVFARQDLTGDPPFSQLDLISCRNVLIYFEPLLQQKVLPMFHYALKSTGFLMLGSAESIGEFSDLFDVIDKKMRIYSRKTAPAQLNFSLTTTSQMTPPRSSGILGPPIANWGDSNLVQVANQIVLNQYAPVGVVINANLEILQFRGQTSRYLEPAPGKASLNLLKMVRSELALELRAAMHEAQQQDQVVHKVGIPMQIGEVWSNVNLDVIPFSPAAQGMRYFLVLFGSRPSPDPATQSGPTSTPLPSETYRLRQELASTKEYLQLIIEAQEAINQDLKVANEEILSSNEELQSTNEELETAKEEIQATNEELSTTNEELHSRNAQLNQINSDLQNLLSSVNIPILILGQERQIRRFTPIAAPLFNLIPTDIGRPFSHIQHNLVGVNLDELARSVIEIQNLYEQEVQDQNGCWYRLRLRPYKTIEQQIDGVVMSLINIDLLKRNTLLLEQSRDAATTMLSEKEVLLREIRHRVKNNLQVISSLLSLQSNRITDRQLSQILEDSQQRVQTIALMHDVLHQSPNIAQLNFAEYVTTLVDYIFRSYRPPTQNIMPVVTVAPELIIHPDQAVLCGLIINELVTNALKYGFPTSPSVLAPADSGPQAAKPVNIAAGVVAVHIQRNRQQQVSLAVSNDGDHLPVNFDLQTIDSIGLKLVLTLVQQLNGTLELHRGSQTTFTASFPPVDVLPVI comes from the coding sequence TTGCAGCGGCGGGTAATCCTGGGCCATCTGGAAAGCCTACAGGCCTATGCGCAATACCTCAGCGCACATCCCACGGAAGTTGAACAGCTCTACCAGGATATCTTGATCCATGTGACGAGTTTTTTCCGCGAGCCGCACAGTTTTACAGCGCTAAAGACAAAAGTTTTTCCTGGTATTACCCAAACACTATCCCCGCACAGACCGATTCGCATTTGGGTGCCGGGCTGTGCCACGGGGGAGGAAGTCTATTCGATCGCCATTAGTCTGCTGGAGTTTTTGGCCGATCAGCCGCTCCAACCCGAAATTCAAATTTTTGCCACAGATATCAGTGAAGTGGCAATCGCCCAAGCCCGCTTAGGTATCTATACCCCGAACCAATTGATACAAATCTCGCCAGAGCGGCTGCATCAATTTTTTGTGCCCTTGGATAATGGCAGTTATCAAATTGGTAAATCCGTGCGCGAACTCTGTGTGTTTGCCCGCCAAGATTTGACCGGCGATCCACCGTTTTCTCAGCTCGATCTAATTAGCTGCCGCAATGTGCTGATTTATTTTGAGCCTTTGCTCCAACAAAAAGTCCTGCCGATGTTTCACTACGCCCTCAAATCAACGGGCTTTCTGATGTTGGGCAGTGCGGAAAGCATTGGCGAATTCTCTGACTTATTTGACGTGATTGATAAAAAAATGCGGATCTATAGTCGTAAAACTGCCCCCGCCCAGTTGAATTTTAGTTTGACGACGACCAGTCAGATGACACCCCCACGATCATCCGGGATCCTGGGCCCGCCGATTGCCAACTGGGGGGATTCAAATTTAGTTCAAGTCGCGAATCAAATTGTTTTAAATCAATACGCCCCAGTGGGTGTTGTGATTAATGCCAATTTGGAGATTTTGCAATTTCGCGGTCAAACCAGTCGTTATTTAGAACCAGCACCGGGTAAAGCTAGCCTCAATCTGCTCAAGATGGTGCGATCGGAATTGGCCCTAGAACTGCGTGCCGCCATGCATGAAGCACAGCAACAGGATCAGGTGGTACATAAGGTGGGTATTCCCATGCAAATCGGTGAAGTGTGGAGTAACGTCAATCTTGATGTCATCCCATTTAGCCCCGCTGCCCAGGGGATGCGATATTTTCTTGTGTTGTTTGGTTCACGTCCCAGCCCCGATCCGGCCACTCAGTCCGGCCCGACTTCCACGCCTCTTCCCTCAGAAACGTATCGCTTGCGGCAAGAACTTGCGAGTACAAAGGAATATTTACAGCTAATTATTGAAGCGCAGGAAGCGATTAATCAGGATCTCAAAGTTGCCAACGAAGAAATCCTATCAAGTAATGAAGAACTTCAAAGTACCAACGAGGAACTCGAAACTGCTAAAGAGGAGATCCAAGCGACGAATGAAGAACTCAGCACGACCAACGAAGAACTTCATAGTCGTAATGCGCAGTTGAATCAAATTAACAGTGATTTACAAAATCTCCTCAGCAGTGTTAATATCCCGATTTTGATTTTGGGTCAAGAACGTCAAATTCGCCGATTTACGCCCATCGCGGCGCCACTGTTCAATTTGATTCCCACCGATATCGGGCGACCGTTTAGCCATATCCAGCACAATTTAGTGGGAGTCAATTTAGACGAATTAGCCCGCAGTGTAATTGAGATACAAAATCTTTACGAACAAGAAGTCCAGGATCAAAACGGCTGCTGGTATCGCCTGCGCCTGCGCCCTTACAAAACGATCGAGCAGCAAATTGATGGTGTTGTGATGAGTTTGATCAATATTGATTTGTTGAAGCGTAATACCTTGCTGCTGGAACAATCCCGTGATGCCGCGACGACAATGCTGTCGGAAAAAGAAGTGCTCCTGCGCGAAATTCGTCACCGAGTCAAAAATAATCTACAAGTCATTTCGAGCCTGCTCAGTCTCCAAAGTAATCGCATCACGGATCGGCAATTGAGCCAAATCTTAGAGGACAGCCAACAACGTGTCCAAACGATCGCCCTGATGCATGATGTGCTGCATCAATCACCAAATATTGCCCAACTGAATTTTGCAGAATATGTCACAACCTTAGTGGACTATATCTTTCGCAGTTATCGACCACCGACTCAAAACATTATGCCGGTAGTCACGGTTGCCCCTGAGCTGATCATTCATCCGGATCAAGCTGTACTTTGTGGCCTGATTATCAACGAACTTGTGACGAACGCGTTGAAATATGGTTTCCCAACTTCCCCCAGTGTTCTGGCACCTGCAGATTCCGGGCCTCAAGCGGCGAAGCCGGTCAACATTGCGGCAGGTGTGGTGGCTGTACATATCCAGCGCAATCGCCAGCAGCAAGTCAGCTTAGCCGTCAGCAATGATGGCGATCATCTACCAGTGAATTTTGATTTACAGACAATTGATTCGATCGGTCTAAAGCTAGTACTGACCCTGGTTCAACAGCTCAACGGCACCTTAGAACTGCATCGCGGTTCTCAAACAACATTTACCGCGAGCTTTCCCCCAGTCGATGTGCTTCCCGTGATTTAA
- a CDS encoding aminoglycoside phosphotransferase family protein, whose protein sequence is MITLTAENVVLYLINKGIYPEHDDPTVKITSLSGKNFNLRLQFANGQDWLVKQEAIIDDACNDDFLGEWAFQSLLRCHPELSPLRAIVPEVEFYDTENAILVCRFLTSYRDLGDYYARATHPDSAVAQAIAHALGQLHCRTFNQTSYRDWMHQVDDSIHQGDRPSTSWGRLGKITPETFGRIRSDAFGFFRWVQHHPEVTAAIADLANHWQACCVVHQDLKFGNWLWCDASSEIRLIDWEKVDWGDPLTDLADVLAAYINRWLGSCTWEISSHLQSCLQTATIPLAALQPSLQTLMQTYYAAFPAIATVHPDWIIHTVRLIGRELIDRVQRDIQYYVPLGHQQAATLQLAQQLVCQPELASRSIFGMDLAAEFALPAVVA, encoded by the coding sequence ATGATTACACTCACTGCTGAAAACGTCGTTTTATATTTAATTAACAAAGGCATCTATCCAGAGCATGATGACCCCACAGTCAAAATCACTTCGCTCTCTGGAAAAAACTTTAATCTCCGCTTGCAGTTTGCGAATGGTCAAGATTGGCTCGTCAAACAAGAAGCTATTATTGATGATGCCTGTAATGATGATTTCTTAGGCGAATGGGCTTTCCAGTCATTGCTGCGATGTCATCCAGAATTAAGCCCGTTGCGCGCTATTGTGCCGGAAGTCGAGTTCTATGACACAGAAAACGCCATTTTAGTATGTCGCTTTCTCACAAGCTATCGGGACTTAGGCGATTATTACGCGCGGGCAACACACCCCGATTCAGCAGTAGCACAAGCGATCGCTCACGCCTTAGGCCAGCTCCATTGCCGCACCTTCAACCAAACATCGTATCGGGATTGGATGCATCAGGTTGATGACAGTATTCACCAAGGCGATCGGCCATCGACATCTTGGGGGAGACTCGGCAAAATCACACCTGAAACCTTTGGGCGCATCCGTTCCGACGCCTTTGGCTTTTTCCGTTGGGTCCAGCATCATCCAGAAGTCACAGCGGCGATAGCCGATTTAGCCAACCATTGGCAAGCCTGTTGTGTCGTCCATCAGGATTTGAAATTTGGCAACTGGCTGTGGTGTGATGCTAGCTCCGAAATTCGGCTGATTGACTGGGAAAAAGTGGACTGGGGTGATCCTTTAACTGATCTCGCTGACGTATTAGCAGCCTATATTAACCGTTGGCTTGGAAGCTGCACCTGGGAGATTTCGAGTCATCTCCAGAGTTGTTTGCAAACCGCGACGATCCCCTTAGCCGCACTCCAACCCAGTTTGCAAACATTGATGCAAACCTATTATGCCGCCTTTCCAGCGATCGCCACTGTGCATCCAGACTGGATCATTCACACTGTCCGGCTGATTGGGCGGGAATTAATCGATCGAGTCCAGCGGGATATTCAGTACTATGTGCCGCTGGGGCATCAGCAAGCAGCGACGTTACAACTAGCCCAGCAATTGGTCTGCCAGCCAGAACTGGCCAGCCGGAGTATCTTCGGGATGGACTTAGCGGCGGAATTCGCATTGCCGGCGGTGGTTGCATGA
- a CDS encoding chemotaxis protein CheB: MTSQDFDRDSASRDRALPHEQLSAPVTDADFPLVGIGASAGGLEAFSQLLRSLPNDTGMAFIFVQHLEPDHKSLLSEILARTTSMPIVEVEDGMLIVPNYVYVIPPNHHMTYQLGRFQLQARQRMPGKIYQPIDIFFNSLAIALESQAIAIVLSGNGADGTVGITAIKAAGGITFAQAPQSADFISMPKTVIATGYVDFVLTPAQIATELLAISRHPYIKRPNNTIFDAATDENNAALATILALVRSAMGVDFTHYKQGVLQRRLAAAGNPGPSGKPTGLCAIPQRTSHGS; this comes from the coding sequence ATGACTTCCCAAGATTTCGATCGTGACAGCGCCTCGCGCGATCGCGCATTGCCGCATGAGCAACTGTCGGCACCTGTGACCGATGCGGATTTTCCCCTTGTCGGAATTGGTGCATCAGCAGGTGGCTTAGAAGCTTTTAGCCAACTGTTACGCAGTCTCCCGAACGATACGGGGATGGCCTTTATCTTCGTGCAGCATTTAGAGCCGGATCATAAAAGCCTGTTAAGTGAGATTCTGGCTCGCACCACGTCGATGCCCATCGTTGAAGTCGAAGATGGCATGCTGATTGTGCCTAACTATGTCTATGTGATTCCGCCCAATCACCATATGACTTATCAATTGGGTCGCTTTCAACTTCAGGCTCGCCAGCGGATGCCAGGCAAAATATATCAACCCATCGATATATTTTTTAATTCTTTAGCCATTGCGTTGGAGAGCCAGGCGATCGCGATTGTTTTATCCGGTAATGGGGCCGATGGCACAGTCGGGATCACTGCGATCAAGGCCGCTGGTGGAATTACCTTTGCGCAAGCACCACAATCGGCAGACTTTATCAGTATGCCCAAAACGGTGATCGCTACTGGCTATGTGGACTTTGTGTTGACACCTGCTCAAATCGCCACGGAATTGCTGGCAATTAGTCGGCATCCTTATATCAAACGGCCAAATAATACGATCTTTGATGCTGCGACTGACGAAAATAATGCTGCCCTGGCAACGATTCTGGCTCTGGTTCGCAGTGCAATGGGCGTTGATTTTACCCACTACAAGCAGGGCGTCTTGCAGCGGCGTCTTGCAGCGGCGGGTAATCCTGGGCCATCTGGAAAGCCTACAGGCCTATGCGCAATACCTCAGCGCACATCCCACGGAAGTTGA
- a CDS encoding molecular chaperone GrpE produces the protein MASPNFNGFGIVLEILLTLGLVAIWNARRRSQASRGERTIDIDDEVKPAPPAPKSTAPVNSAPTVKPESHRQVFTQLQTLLVNYPSVTQAAAANPEMSAQSITPLFTPLGTLVQQWGYTTIGTPWELVAFDPQLHQPDAADITAGEAVYIRFIGYRDGDEILVPAKVSRMLPPGQGTA, from the coding sequence ATGGCTTCACCGAACTTCAATGGGTTTGGCATTGTTTTGGAGATTTTGCTGACGCTGGGCCTCGTAGCCATCTGGAATGCGCGCCGCCGCTCCCAAGCCTCACGCGGTGAACGAACGATCGATATCGATGACGAGGTTAAGCCCGCCCCACCTGCCCCAAAATCGACGGCTCCAGTCAACTCGGCACCCACTGTCAAACCCGAATCCCACCGCCAGGTCTTTACCCAACTACAAACGCTATTGGTGAATTATCCCAGTGTGACCCAAGCCGCAGCGGCAAACCCGGAAATGTCAGCGCAGAGTATCACACCGTTATTTACACCACTGGGGACTTTGGTGCAGCAATGGGGCTATACGACGATCGGAACACCTTGGGAATTGGTTGCATTTGACCCACAATTACACCAACCGGATGCCGCTGATATAACGGCGGGCGAGGCCGTCTATATTCGGTTTATTGGCTATCGCGACGGCGATGAGATTTTAGTCCCAGCCAAAGTCAGTCGGATGTTACCACCGGGCCAAGGCACGGCCTAA
- a CDS encoding DUF2997 domain-containing protein yields the protein MAEYQRIEYRIAPDGKIVETVIGATGDRCVASTDNIEQALGEVEKRDYLPEYYADEDALTAQTIQQGQQQ from the coding sequence ATGGCAGAGTATCAGCGAATTGAGTACCGAATTGCTCCCGATGGCAAGATTGTCGAGACGGTAATCGGGGCAACGGGCGATCGTTGCGTCGCCAGCACAGATAATATCGAACAAGCCTTAGGTGAAGTGGAAAAGCGCGACTATTTGCCGGAGTATTATGCCGATGAAGATGCGCTGACCGCTCAAACCATTCAGCAAGGACAACAGCAATAA
- a CDS encoding T3SS effector HopA1 family protein — MTQTPIQTQSPQSQSHNWMQQWRELVGTIQPDQTGWWNLGDALEPADWFAALAPRQKYELNQRRLQDWLYRRLISGVDSEASPDNCDRRFNGLDLDFALALDAHNHGTGYWDAGWRVVEATDHGDWFVQQQDLTIQVSPELHLQPDVQLTTGMNIAVKMPKNLVDADRYMAVGNAGKPVGDRLQLYLHCDRDGILAVMGRITQTFNDLGIPFTFAVPYEPFEYPRQDAGILILERSAQTQVKSDWPMWTAYLRPGEPLLGKPVCPGLASVQLDADTTNFGWSRCQLFAQGLLDQPQTRRSRLRGVEQAFAQAKLNLTKPYLSAGAMDWL; from the coding sequence ATGACTCAAACACCAATCCAGACCCAATCACCCCAATCCCAATCACACAATTGGATGCAACAGTGGCGCGAGTTAGTCGGCACCATCCAACCGGATCAAACTGGCTGGTGGAATTTAGGCGATGCACTAGAGCCAGCGGATTGGTTTGCCGCATTAGCCCCCCGACAGAAATATGAACTGAACCAGCGACGGTTACAAGATTGGCTTTATCGTCGATTGATTTCAGGTGTGGATAGCGAGGCTAGCCCCGACAATTGCGATCGCCGATTTAATGGTTTGGATCTCGACTTTGCGCTGGCGCTAGATGCCCATAACCATGGCACCGGCTACTGGGATGCCGGTTGGCGAGTGGTAGAAGCAACAGACCATGGTGACTGGTTCGTGCAACAACAAGATCTAACCATTCAGGTATCGCCAGAATTACATCTTCAACCCGACGTTCAGCTCACCACTGGGATGAACATTGCGGTCAAAATGCCCAAAAATCTGGTCGATGCCGATCGCTATATGGCCGTCGGCAATGCGGGTAAGCCCGTGGGCGATCGCTTGCAGCTATATCTACATTGCGATCGGGATGGCATTCTGGCGGTCATGGGACGGATTACACAAACCTTCAATGATCTCGGGATTCCCTTTACCTTTGCGGTGCCCTACGAGCCGTTTGAATACCCGCGACAGGATGCCGGGATTTTGATCCTGGAGCGATCGGCTCAAACCCAGGTGAAATCGGATTGGCCAATGTGGACAGCGTATTTACGCCCAGGCGAACCATTACTCGGAAAGCCGGTTTGTCCAGGTCTGGCCAGCGTCCAGCTAGATGCTGACACCACGAACTTCGGATGGTCGCGATGTCAGCTCTTCGCCCAGGGTTTGCTCGATCAGCCTCAAACACGACGGAGTCGGCTACGGGGTGTCGAACAAGCCTTTGCCCAAGCCAAATTAAATTTAACCAAACCTTATTTGAGTGCAGGCGCAATGGATTGGTTATGA